In a genomic window of Myxococcaceae bacterium JPH2:
- a CDS encoding iron ABC transporter permease, whose product MTREGTWGPRLGLGAWLVPVLFFGAGPLGVLLIRGLESLTARSSTAWGSEWGALSNTLMISTGASLLALGLGAPLALLLFRTDLPLRRVFAVLFTLPSAIPAFIWGMGWLSLASPRAGYLNRLWGTGTFDIYGVGGIAFVEGLSGLPFVLLAGAAALRRIDPALEEAARVCGASPFRALTTATLPLMLPSVLSGAVMVFLLTASSFGVPYLLGVSASPPTRVLTTRIYELVLMGGSEGLPRAMALATLLLGLTPIALGVMRWLGRGGRVRLGAGKGLALRPMALGKARVPWGITVSLVCAAFIVLPLGALLLTSLQRSFGAPLSWASLTFTRWGSVLWSERARSALGNSLMLATGAGGLVCGFGLAAAMLRRRSRGMVEALSVGPFSVPGTVLALALLVAFSRDWRFIAFERVAFVLALAHTPWLLLIAYAVKYLALGERNSSEGLAQLDVSLVEAARLSGAGPLRAFRDAALPVLRPAIVSAFVLAFLTCASEMTMSVLLVPAGSQVLGTLLFELQSYDDPASAAVLACVLVALVLGGRGVLALGPRSSVEG is encoded by the coding sequence ATGACCCGCGAAGGGACGTGGGGCCCTCGGCTCGGGCTGGGCGCGTGGCTGGTGCCGGTGTTGTTCTTTGGCGCGGGGCCTCTGGGCGTGTTGTTGATCCGCGGGCTGGAATCCCTCACCGCGCGGTCGAGCACGGCCTGGGGAAGCGAGTGGGGCGCACTGTCCAACACGCTCATGATTTCGACAGGCGCGAGTCTGCTGGCGCTCGGCTTGGGAGCGCCGCTGGCGCTGCTGTTGTTCCGCACGGACCTGCCGCTCCGGCGCGTGTTCGCGGTCCTCTTCACGCTGCCCTCGGCGATCCCCGCGTTCATCTGGGGCATGGGCTGGCTGTCGCTCGCGAGCCCTCGCGCGGGCTATCTCAATCGGCTGTGGGGGACGGGCACGTTCGACATCTACGGGGTGGGCGGCATCGCCTTCGTGGAGGGGCTCTCGGGCCTGCCCTTTGTCTTGCTGGCGGGCGCCGCCGCGCTTCGTCGCATCGACCCGGCCCTGGAGGAAGCGGCTCGCGTGTGTGGGGCGTCCCCGTTCCGAGCGCTGACGACGGCGACGCTGCCCTTGATGCTGCCCTCGGTGCTGTCCGGCGCGGTCATGGTCTTCCTGCTGACCGCCTCGTCGTTTGGGGTGCCCTATCTGTTGGGTGTCTCAGCCTCACCTCCAACGCGCGTGTTGACCACCCGCATCTATGAGCTGGTGTTGATGGGAGGCTCGGAGGGACTTCCCCGTGCGATGGCGCTGGCCACGCTGCTGCTGGGACTGACGCCCATCGCGCTGGGCGTGATGCGGTGGTTGGGGCGAGGCGGACGTGTGCGGCTGGGCGCCGGCAAGGGACTGGCGCTTCGCCCGATGGCACTCGGGAAGGCGCGTGTGCCTTGGGGCATCACGGTGTCGCTGGTGTGCGCGGCCTTCATCGTGTTGCCGCTGGGGGCGCTGTTGCTCACGTCGCTTCAGCGGAGCTTTGGCGCGCCGCTGTCCTGGGCGTCCCTGACCTTCACGCGCTGGGGAAGCGTGCTGTGGAGTGAGCGGGCGCGCAGTGCGTTGGGCAACAGCCTGATGCTGGCGACGGGGGCAGGGGGGCTGGTGTGCGGGTTCGGTCTCGCCGCGGCCATGCTGCGCCGGCGTTCACGCGGGATGGTGGAGGCGTTGTCAGTGGGGCCCTTCTCCGTGCCGGGCACGGTGCTGGCCCTGGCGCTGCTCGTGGCCTTCTCGCGGGACTGGCGGTTCATCGCGTTCGAGCGAGTCGCCTTCGTCCTCGCGCTGGCGCACACCCCGTGGCTGCTGCTCATCGCCTACGCGGTGAAGTACCTGGCGCTGGGGGAGCGCAACAGCTCCGAAGGGCTCGCGCAGCTCGACGTGTCGCTCGTCGAGGCGGCGCGGTTGAGCGGGGCAGGGCCGCTGCGTGCGTTCCGAGACGCGGCGCTGCCGGTGCTGCGGCCCGCGATCGTCTCGGCGTTCGTGCTCGCGTTCCTCACCTGTGCCTCGGAGATGACCATGTCGGTGCTGCTGGTGCCCGCGGGCTCGCAGGTCTTGGGCACGCTGCTGTTCGAGCTTCAGAGCTATGACGACCCGGCCTCCGCGGCGGTGCTGGCCTGCGTCCTGGTCGCGCTGGTGCTGGGGGGGCGCGGCGTGCTCGCGCTCGGGCCTCGTTCGTCGGTGGAGGGGTGA
- a CDS encoding ABC transporter substrate-binding protein: MRVRTRFRGVCSLLAVLLLASCRIESAAPASGGPVASTEAATGDVWVYTSMYQHVLDALAPLLAQRLPGVKVHWYQAGSEKVASRLEAERLAGAVRADVLLTSDPFLYERLAREGAFLRYASPNVLRVPRPLLDLDARYAAARVSTMVLVHREDSVPPPPSFAALARGPWSGRAAIGDPLTSGTAYTWAVFLRSRYGEGFFSELRARGALVAGGNAAVLQKVESGEVDVGVVLLENVLAARARGSPVAVSWPEDGAVVIPGPVAIFQSTRNPVAARALVDLLLSPEGQRIIIERGDMHGVDPRLEGPRGEAGVETLLGRAQPWTPELLELGLSRGTTIKASFSQAFAR, from the coding sequence ATGCGCGTCCGAACGCGGTTCCGAGGCGTCTGCTCCCTGCTCGCGGTCCTCCTGCTCGCGTCGTGCCGCATCGAGTCCGCGGCGCCGGCGAGCGGGGGACCCGTGGCGTCGACGGAGGCCGCGACGGGCGACGTGTGGGTCTACACGTCGATGTACCAGCACGTGCTGGACGCGCTGGCGCCCCTGCTGGCCCAGCGGCTGCCGGGCGTGAAGGTGCACTGGTATCAAGCAGGCAGCGAGAAGGTGGCCAGCCGGTTGGAGGCGGAGCGCCTCGCCGGAGCTGTGCGCGCGGACGTGCTGCTGACGTCCGATCCGTTCCTCTATGAGCGACTCGCTCGGGAGGGCGCCTTCCTTCGGTATGCGTCGCCGAATGTCCTGCGCGTTCCTCGACCGTTGCTCGACTTGGATGCGCGCTACGCGGCGGCCCGGGTGTCCACCATGGTGCTCGTCCATCGCGAGGACTCGGTGCCGCCGCCTCCGTCCTTCGCGGCGCTGGCGAGAGGTCCGTGGTCGGGCCGCGCCGCGATTGGAGATCCGCTCACCTCCGGGACGGCCTACACCTGGGCGGTGTTCCTGCGGTCTCGCTATGGCGAGGGATTCTTCTCGGAGCTGCGGGCGCGCGGCGCGCTCGTGGCCGGTGGGAACGCGGCCGTACTGCAGAAGGTGGAGAGCGGCGAGGTGGACGTGGGCGTCGTCCTGCTGGAGAACGTGCTCGCGGCGAGGGCTCGCGGAAGTCCTGTCGCCGTGAGCTGGCCCGAGGATGGCGCGGTCGTCATCCCTGGCCCGGTGGCCATCTTCCAATCGACGCGCAACCCCGTCGCCGCTCGCGCCCTGGTGGACCTCCTTCTCTCGCCGGAAGGGCAGCGCATCATCATCGAGCGAGGGGACATGCATGGCGTGGATCCACGGCTGGAAGGGCCGCGAGGCGAGGCGGGCGTGGAGACCCTGCTCGGGCGCGCGCAGCCGTGGACTCCCGAGCTGTTGGAGCTGGGATTGTCACGCGGGACGACCATCAAGGCGTCGTTCAGTCAGGCGTTCGCCCGATGA
- a CDS encoding TolC family protein, which translates to MSAMRAWMEGGVMVAALLSGAARGEPPTTPTPAPEATQVPATVQAPALTFEDAVQQSLARNPTLTQAKAQVARAQALVTEARAAFLPVLTANGVYTQLDADRVQNDRVVQPGSAFNANLNLTVPLVAPQRWLAASRAKQAVDVARASESDVRRLVASGAAQAYLSVVLQRRLLAVAVQARDTARAHLEFSQARRSKGLGTRLDEARAQRELYDNEARVQLAATALNRSREALGVAVGVDGPLDAAGDAVLASPPALTDALKAVEQREDIASQRARLSLAERTYEESWADFMPTVSASAQPYFQTPETVTLPTWGFQAQVLLSVPLYDGGFRYGAKRERAALVADARGALDTLMQRARGEVRSADEQLQGATAAAVEQGHSAESARETLQLSTEAYRAGATTNLDVVDAERTARDAETNALLAQDAVLQARLNLLVASGQFPRDVAAK; encoded by the coding sequence GTGAGCGCGATGCGAGCGTGGATGGAGGGTGGAGTGATGGTCGCCGCGCTGCTGTCCGGCGCGGCGCGGGGGGAGCCGCCGACGACCCCGACCCCGGCTCCCGAGGCGACGCAGGTCCCCGCGACGGTGCAGGCCCCGGCCCTGACGTTCGAGGACGCCGTGCAGCAGTCGCTCGCGCGCAACCCGACGCTCACCCAGGCGAAGGCCCAGGTGGCGCGAGCGCAGGCCTTGGTGACCGAGGCCCGCGCGGCCTTCCTGCCCGTGCTCACGGCCAACGGCGTGTACACGCAGTTGGACGCGGACCGCGTGCAGAACGATCGCGTGGTGCAGCCTGGCAGCGCGTTCAATGCCAACCTCAACCTGACCGTGCCCTTGGTGGCGCCCCAGCGCTGGCTCGCCGCGAGCCGCGCGAAGCAGGCCGTGGACGTGGCGCGCGCCAGTGAGTCGGATGTGCGGCGCCTGGTCGCTTCGGGCGCGGCCCAGGCCTATCTGTCCGTCGTGCTGCAGCGGCGCTTGCTGGCCGTGGCCGTGCAAGCGCGAGACACGGCGCGGGCGCATCTGGAGTTCTCTCAGGCCCGGCGCTCGAAGGGCTTGGGCACTCGGTTGGATGAGGCTCGGGCGCAGCGCGAGCTGTATGACAACGAGGCGCGCGTGCAGCTCGCCGCCACGGCGTTGAATCGCTCGCGCGAGGCGCTCGGTGTGGCGGTGGGCGTGGATGGTCCGCTCGACGCGGCCGGAGATGCGGTGCTGGCTTCGCCTCCCGCGCTCACGGATGCCTTGAAGGCGGTGGAGCAGCGCGAGGACATCGCCTCGCAGCGCGCGCGGCTCTCGCTGGCCGAGCGCACCTACGAGGAGAGCTGGGCGGACTTCATGCCCACGGTGTCCGCTTCGGCGCAGCCGTACTTCCAGACGCCGGAGACCGTCACGCTGCCCACGTGGGGCTTCCAGGCCCAGGTGCTGCTGTCGGTGCCGCTCTATGACGGCGGCTTCCGTTATGGCGCCAAGCGCGAGCGCGCGGCGCTGGTGGCGGATGCCCGGGGCGCGTTGGACACCTTGATGCAGCGGGCTCGGGGTGAGGTGCGTTCGGCGGACGAACAGCTCCAAGGCGCGACGGCCGCGGCGGTGGAGCAGGGGCACTCGGCGGAGTCGGCGCGCGAGACGCTCCAGCTCTCCACCGAGGCCTACCGCGCGGGTGCCACCACGAACCTGGACGTCGTGGACGCGGAGCGCACGGCGCGAGACGCCGAGACGAATGCGCTGCTCGCCCAGGACGCGGTGCTCCAGGCCCGGCTGAACCTGCTGGTGGCCAGCGGTCAGTTCCCGCGCGACGTGGCCGCGAAGTAG
- a CDS encoding efflux RND transporter periplasmic adaptor subunit has translation MSSAPVPVIPPSPEPVPPAPSRPPSARGLFAVGVVSVSVAIGGVAFLATTRSHAEAREAESRRAAVAAGPRLRAVQVTLAASGRDVTLPAEARAWAQATLYAKVSGYLRDIRVDKGDRVKKGQLLATLESPDTEQQVAAARADLDVKRQLLQRHLSLVSTGVSSQQQVDDAQAGVKISEANLARAQSLQAYGTLTAPFEGIVTARYVDTGALLPAATGSTTSAQPVLDLADMDKLRVYVYLGQDDADSVHEGDAVTLSVDQRPGQTLEAKVTRMTRNLDARTRTMLCEVDIDNKDVGLYPGSFIHATLHLQARPYPMVPAEALFMRADKPFVAVVQDGRARVVPVVVGRHDGKVAQIVSGLQGGEVVALNAGSDVTDGGPVDAVLASAEKR, from the coding sequence ATGAGTTCCGCTCCCGTGCCCGTCATCCCTCCCTCGCCTGAGCCGGTGCCTCCTGCTCCCTCTCGACCTCCCTCCGCGCGCGGCCTGTTCGCGGTGGGCGTGGTGAGCGTCAGCGTCGCCATCGGTGGCGTGGCGTTCCTGGCCACGACGCGCAGCCACGCCGAGGCCCGCGAGGCGGAGTCTCGCCGCGCCGCCGTGGCCGCCGGCCCTCGCCTGCGCGCCGTCCAGGTCACCCTGGCCGCATCGGGCCGCGACGTCACGCTGCCCGCCGAGGCCCGCGCCTGGGCTCAGGCCACGCTCTACGCCAAGGTCAGCGGCTACCTGCGCGACATCCGCGTGGACAAGGGCGACCGCGTGAAGAAGGGCCAGCTGCTGGCCACGCTCGAGTCTCCCGACACCGAGCAGCAGGTGGCCGCCGCGCGAGCGGACCTGGACGTGAAGCGACAGCTCCTGCAACGGCACCTGTCGCTGGTCTCGACGGGCGTCAGCTCCCAGCAGCAGGTGGATGATGCGCAGGCGGGGGTGAAGATCTCCGAGGCGAACCTCGCGCGAGCCCAGTCGCTCCAGGCCTATGGGACGCTGACCGCGCCATTCGAGGGAATCGTCACCGCGCGCTACGTGGACACGGGCGCGCTGCTTCCGGCCGCCACGGGCTCGACGACGAGCGCCCAGCCGGTGCTGGACCTGGCGGACATGGACAAGCTGCGCGTCTACGTCTACCTGGGCCAGGACGACGCGGACTCCGTGCACGAGGGCGACGCGGTCACGCTGTCGGTGGATCAGCGCCCGGGACAGACGCTCGAGGCGAAGGTGACGCGCATGACGCGCAACCTGGATGCGCGCACGCGCACCATGCTGTGCGAGGTGGACATCGACAACAAGGACGTGGGCCTGTACCCGGGCAGCTTCATCCACGCCACGCTCCACCTGCAGGCTCGCCCCTATCCGATGGTGCCCGCCGAGGCCCTCTTCATGCGCGCCGACAAGCCGTTCGTCGCGGTCGTGCAGGACGGGCGCGCGCGGGTGGTGCCGGTGGTGGTGGGGCGACACGACGGCAAGGTCGCGCAGATCGTCAGCGGGCTTCAGGGCGGTGAAGTGGTCGCCCTCAACGCGGGCAGTGACGTGACGGATGGCGGCCCGGTGGACGCGGTGCTGGCCTCGGCGGAGAAGCGGTGA
- a CDS encoding efflux RND transporter permease subunit, translated as MWIVRLALRRPYTIAVMSALILLAGVMSAARMKVDIFPAIDIPVVMVVWSYPGMSAEDIERRVVLISERAYSTTVDGISHIDSQSISGIGILKVYFEQDADIGAAIAQIASVSQTASRLMPPGISPPNVIRYNASNVPVAQLTVSSQNLSEQQLYDYGLNFLRIKLFTIPGMSIPSPYGGKARQIMVDVDPAKVAAKGLTPQDVVQALLQSNVLVPAGTAQIGNTEYNVKLNSSPTTVDEFNALPVKVVDGAPVYLRDVGFVHDGFAVQTNIARVNGKRATYLSLLKHANASTLAVVDASRELLPQLKAAAPEGMELKIDFDQSVFVRAAVMNVLHEALISSVLVSVMILLFLGSWRSMLLVSTSIPLAMAVGVTGLFLLGHTFNIMTLGGLALAIGMLVDDATVAVENIHRHRTLGMPLTPAILIGAEQIATPALAATLTICIVFFPVVLLVGPARFLFTPLALSVVISMLASYVLSRTLVPTLARQLLEHEAHGPEAARGIWGRFNAWRDRHFDRFTDVYGRALSMVLAHRGFVLGCAALLVGATAVLPFVVGFDFFPSVDAGQMRLHVRAPIGTRLETTEEIVDAVEQRIRDLIPEDELETINDNLGLPISFNLALVPTDNIGSQDAEVLIALKAHHHPTRLYMQAIREMLAKDFPGVSAYFQAPDIVSQVLNFGLSAPIDVQIEGSDLDKSFLLARELRDRMREIPGTADVRIAQVLDHPAIQVVTDRVRAAQVGITQRDVANNLLTTLSSSSTVSPSFWLSPQNNVNYPVVVQTPLVQMQSVNDLMTTPVAGGTAPLRQTPSRGVGDASSSTTLYLGSIASMRATQDKALINHATVQRVINVQASAEGRDLGSVTRDIQKAISGLKDVPKTTRITIRGQSESMFTSFKSLGTGLLLAIVLVYLLMVVLFQSWLDPFIIMVAVPGALVGILWMLAVTGTTLNVESFMGSIMAVGIAVSNSILLVNFANDVRGERGISALEAALEAGRTRLRPILMTALAMVLGMLPMALALGEGGEQNAPLGRAVIGGLSVATFVTLFMVPVVYSLLRKAPPRQHELDKRFEAEAALLPSSSPGHSA; from the coding sequence GTGTGGATCGTGCGGCTGGCGCTACGGCGCCCCTACACCATTGCCGTGATGTCCGCGCTCATCCTCCTGGCGGGAGTGATGTCCGCGGCCCGGATGAAGGTGGACATCTTTCCTGCCATCGACATCCCGGTCGTCATGGTGGTCTGGAGTTATCCGGGCATGTCCGCCGAGGACATCGAGCGACGCGTGGTGCTCATCAGCGAGCGCGCCTACTCGACGACGGTGGATGGCATCAGCCACATCGACTCGCAGTCGATCTCCGGCATCGGCATCCTCAAGGTCTACTTCGAGCAGGACGCGGACATCGGCGCGGCCATCGCGCAGATCGCCAGCGTGTCGCAGACGGCCAGCCGGCTCATGCCCCCTGGCATCAGCCCGCCCAACGTCATCCGCTACAACGCGTCCAACGTGCCGGTGGCCCAGCTCACCGTCTCCAGCCAGAACCTGTCCGAGCAGCAGCTCTATGACTACGGCCTGAACTTCCTGCGCATCAAGCTGTTCACCATCCCGGGCATGTCCATTCCGTCACCGTATGGTGGCAAGGCCCGGCAGATCATGGTGGACGTGGATCCGGCGAAGGTGGCGGCCAAGGGGCTCACGCCGCAGGACGTGGTGCAGGCGCTGCTCCAGTCCAACGTGCTCGTGCCCGCGGGCACCGCGCAGATCGGCAACACCGAGTACAACGTCAAGCTCAACTCCAGCCCCACCACCGTCGATGAGTTCAACGCCCTGCCCGTGAAGGTGGTGGACGGCGCGCCCGTATATCTGCGCGACGTGGGGTTCGTGCATGACGGCTTCGCCGTGCAGACCAACATCGCGCGGGTCAACGGCAAGCGCGCCACCTACCTGTCGCTGCTCAAGCACGCCAACGCCTCCACTCTGGCGGTGGTGGACGCCTCGCGAGAGCTGCTGCCCCAGCTCAAGGCGGCGGCGCCCGAGGGCATGGAGCTGAAGATCGACTTCGATCAGTCCGTGTTCGTGCGCGCCGCCGTGATGAACGTGCTGCATGAGGCGCTCATCAGCTCGGTGCTGGTGTCGGTGATGATCCTCCTGTTCCTGGGGAGCTGGCGCAGCATGTTGCTGGTGTCCACGTCCATCCCGCTGGCCATGGCCGTGGGCGTGACGGGCCTGTTCCTCTTGGGCCACACGTTCAACATCATGACGCTGGGCGGACTGGCGCTCGCCATCGGGATGCTCGTGGATGACGCGACGGTGGCCGTGGAGAACATCCACCGGCACCGCACGCTGGGGATGCCGCTGACGCCCGCCATCCTCATCGGCGCCGAGCAGATCGCCACGCCCGCGCTGGCGGCCACCCTGACCATCTGCATCGTGTTCTTCCCGGTGGTGCTGCTGGTGGGGCCCGCGCGCTTCCTCTTCACGCCGCTGGCGCTGTCGGTGGTCATCTCGATGCTCGCCAGCTACGTGCTCAGCCGGACCTTGGTGCCCACGCTGGCGCGCCAGCTCCTGGAGCACGAGGCCCATGGGCCCGAGGCCGCCCGGGGCATCTGGGGCCGCTTCAATGCCTGGCGCGACCGTCACTTCGATCGCTTCACGGACGTGTATGGCCGGGCCCTGTCCATGGTGCTGGCACATCGGGGCTTCGTCCTCGGGTGCGCGGCGCTCTTGGTGGGCGCCACCGCGGTCCTGCCGTTCGTCGTGGGCTTCGACTTCTTCCCCTCGGTGGATGCCGGCCAGATGCGCCTGCACGTGCGCGCGCCCATCGGCACGCGGCTGGAGACGACCGAAGAGATCGTCGACGCGGTGGAGCAGCGCATCCGGGACCTCATCCCGGAGGATGAGCTGGAGACCATCAACGACAACCTGGGCCTGCCCATCTCCTTCAACCTGGCGCTCGTCCCCACGGACAACATCGGGAGCCAGGACGCGGAGGTGCTCATCGCGCTGAAGGCGCATCACCACCCCACGCGCCTGTACATGCAGGCCATCCGCGAGATGCTGGCGAAGGACTTCCCCGGCGTGAGCGCCTACTTCCAGGCGCCGGACATCGTCAGCCAGGTGCTCAACTTCGGCCTGTCGGCGCCCATCGACGTGCAGATTGAAGGCAGCGACCTGGACAAGTCCTTCCTGCTGGCGCGCGAGCTGCGCGACCGCATGCGCGAGATCCCGGGTACCGCGGACGTGCGCATCGCCCAGGTGTTGGACCATCCCGCCATCCAGGTGGTGACGGACCGCGTGCGCGCCGCCCAGGTCGGCATCACCCAGCGCGATGTGGCCAACAACCTGCTCACCACGCTGTCGTCCAGCTCCACGGTGTCGCCGTCCTTCTGGTTGAGCCCGCAGAACAACGTGAACTACCCCGTCGTGGTGCAGACGCCGCTCGTGCAGATGCAGAGCGTCAACGACCTGATGACCACGCCCGTGGCGGGGGGCACGGCGCCGCTTCGACAGACTCCGAGCCGCGGGGTGGGGGACGCGAGCTCCAGCACCACGCTCTATCTGGGGAGCATCGCCTCGATGCGGGCCACGCAGGACAAGGCCCTCATCAACCACGCCACCGTTCAGCGCGTCATCAACGTGCAGGCCTCCGCCGAGGGCCGGGACCTGGGCAGCGTCACCCGCGACATCCAGAAGGCCATCAGCGGCCTGAAGGACGTGCCCAAGACGACGCGCATCACCATCCGAGGCCAGAGCGAGAGCATGTTCACCTCGTTCAAGAGCCTGGGCACCGGGCTCCTCCTGGCCATCGTGCTCGTCTATCTGCTCATGGTCGTGCTGTTCCAGAGCTGGCTGGATCCGTTCATCATCATGGTCGCGGTGCCCGGCGCGCTGGTGGGCATCCTCTGGATGCTGGCCGTGACAGGCACCACGCTCAACGTGGAGTCCTTCATGGGCTCCATCATGGCCGTGGGCATCGCGGTCAGTAACTCCATCCTCCTGGTCAACTTCGCCAACGATGTGCGCGGCGAGCGCGGCATCAGCGCGCTGGAGGCCGCGCTGGAGGCGGGGCGTACGCGACTGCGTCCCATCCTCATGACGGCGCTCGCCATGGTGCTCGGCATGCTGCCCATGGCGTTGGCGTTGGGCGAGGGGGGTGAGCAGAACGCGCCGCTGGGCCGAGCTGTCATCGGTGGTCTCTCGGTGGCCACCTTCGTCACCCTGTTCATGGTCCCGGTCGTCTACTCGCTCCTGCGCAAGGCGCCGCCTCGCCAGCACGAGTTGGACAAGCGCTTCGAGGCCGAGGCCGCGCTCCTTCCTTCTTCCTCTCCAGGTCACTCCGCATGA
- a CDS encoding LysR family transcriptional regulator, translating into MELRHLHYFIAVAEELHFGRAAARLHMAQPPLSQQIRRLEEDLGVLLLERSQRRQVKLTEAGAAFLREARMVLEQAEHAARAAQKAARGDSGHLSVGFVGSVAFHFFPTLLRAFRRQYPDVELHLVELRTPDQVQALLQDSLQVGLLRSTSEVNGLCLEPLLAEELVAVLPEGHALASRARVDLVDLAREPVVLPPRHSGCGTLHDLIMQACALHGITPRIAQQATELHARIALVAGGMGVTMVPATYQVLQREGVVFRPITDPAPRVDLTLAWRQGDRSPLVQAFLNVAREAAAVHEARRSGNVVSISPKY; encoded by the coding sequence ATGGAACTGCGCCACCTGCACTACTTCATCGCGGTCGCGGAGGAGCTCCACTTCGGACGCGCGGCGGCCCGGCTGCACATGGCGCAGCCCCCGCTGAGCCAGCAGATCCGCCGTCTGGAAGAGGACCTGGGCGTGCTCCTGCTGGAGCGCAGCCAGCGGCGCCAGGTGAAGCTCACCGAGGCGGGCGCGGCGTTCCTTCGGGAGGCGCGCATGGTCCTCGAGCAGGCCGAGCACGCCGCGCGAGCCGCCCAGAAGGCCGCGCGGGGGGACTCCGGGCACCTGTCCGTGGGCTTCGTGGGCTCGGTGGCGTTCCACTTCTTCCCCACGCTGCTGCGAGCCTTCCGCCGGCAATACCCCGACGTGGAGCTGCACCTCGTGGAGCTGCGCACGCCCGACCAGGTGCAGGCGCTCCTCCAGGACTCCCTGCAGGTGGGCCTGCTGCGGTCGACGAGCGAGGTGAACGGCCTGTGCCTGGAGCCCCTGCTGGCCGAGGAGCTGGTCGCCGTGCTGCCGGAGGGGCATGCGCTGGCCTCTCGCGCGCGGGTGGACCTGGTGGACCTGGCCCGCGAGCCGGTGGTGTTGCCTCCTCGACACAGCGGCTGTGGGACGCTGCATGACCTCATCATGCAGGCCTGTGCTCTGCACGGAATCACGCCCCGCATCGCCCAGCAGGCGACGGAGCTTCACGCGCGCATCGCACTGGTGGCCGGAGGCATGGGCGTGACGATGGTGCCCGCCACGTATCAGGTGCTCCAGCGTGAAGGCGTGGTGTTCCGCCCCATCACGGATCCCGCGCCGCGAGTGGACCTCACCCTGGCGTGGCGGCAGGGGGACCGTTCTCCGCTCGTGCAGGCGTTCCTCAACGTGGCCCGCGAAGCGGCGGCGGTCCACGAGGCGCGCCGCTCGGGGAACGTGGTTTCGATATCTCCGAAGTATTGA
- a CDS encoding MFS transporter, giving the protein MLRALGHRNYRLFFSGQSVSLIGTWLTRVATSWLVYRLSGSAMLLGVVGFCGQLPTFLVAPFAGVLADRWNRHRVLVWTQVLAMLQSFALAALALSGVIAVWHILVLSVIQGVINAFDIPARQSFVVEMIDAREDLPNAIALNSSMFNAARLLGPSVAGALVAAVGEGGCFLIDGFSYLAVIASLLAMRVRPRTPNAEHQHVLSELREGFRYAYHFPPIRTVLLLLAMMSLMGTPYTVLMPVIASKVLQGGANVMGWLMAASGLGALIGAVYLASRRSVRGLGRVIVTTAAVFGVGQLAFSLSRGLVLSLVTLVATGFGMMVTMAACNTVLQTIVEERMRGRVMSFYSMAFMGTVPFGSLLAGSLASRVGAPITIALGGAACIVAAALFRWRLPSLREHVRPIYTRLGIIPAEVASGMAAGAERTGPQES; this is encoded by the coding sequence ATGCTGCGAGCGCTGGGTCACCGCAACTACCGCCTCTTCTTCTCAGGGCAGAGCGTCTCGCTCATCGGGACGTGGCTCACGCGGGTGGCGACGAGCTGGCTGGTGTACCGCTTGAGCGGCTCGGCGATGTTGCTGGGCGTGGTGGGCTTCTGCGGACAGCTCCCCACGTTCCTGGTCGCGCCATTCGCGGGCGTGCTGGCGGACCGGTGGAATCGGCACCGTGTGCTGGTGTGGACGCAGGTGCTGGCGATGCTCCAGTCGTTCGCGCTGGCGGCCCTGGCCCTCTCGGGCGTCATCGCCGTGTGGCACATCCTCGTGTTGAGCGTGATTCAGGGCGTCATCAACGCCTTCGACATCCCCGCGCGACAGTCGTTCGTGGTGGAGATGATCGACGCGCGCGAGGACCTGCCCAACGCCATCGCGCTCAACTCCAGCATGTTCAACGCGGCGCGACTGCTGGGGCCCTCGGTGGCGGGCGCGCTCGTGGCGGCGGTGGGGGAGGGCGGCTGCTTCCTCATCGACGGGTTCAGCTACCTGGCGGTGATCGCCTCGCTGCTCGCCATGCGCGTGCGCCCGCGGACGCCGAACGCGGAGCACCAGCACGTGCTCTCCGAGCTTCGCGAGGGCTTCCGCTACGCCTACCACTTCCCGCCCATCCGCACGGTGCTCCTGCTCCTCGCGATGATGAGCCTCATGGGCACGCCCTACACGGTGCTGATGCCTGTCATCGCCTCGAAGGTGCTCCAGGGCGGGGCGAACGTGATGGGCTGGCTCATGGCGGCCTCGGGGCTGGGCGCGCTCATCGGCGCCGTCTACCTCGCGTCGCGCCGCTCCGTTCGAGGCCTGGGCCGCGTCATCGTCACCACCGCGGCGGTGTTCGGCGTGGGGCAGCTCGCGTTCTCGCTGTCACGAGGGCTGGTGTTGTCGCTGGTGACGCTCGTGGCCACGGGCTTCGGGATGATGGTGACGATGGCCGCGTGCAACACCGTCCTGCAGACCATCGTGGAGGAGCGCATGCGCGGCCGCGTCATGAGCTTCTACTCCATGGCCTTCATGGGGACGGTGCCCTTTGGCAGCCTGCTGGCTGGCTCGCTCGCGTCGAGGGTCGGGGCGCCCATCACCATCGCGCTGGGGGGCGCGGCGTGCATCGTGGCCGCGGCGCTGTTCCGTTGGCGACTGCCGTCGCTGCGCGAGCACGTCCGCCCCATCTACACGCGCCTGGGCATCATCCCGGCCGAGGTGGCATCGGGGATGGCGGCGGGCGCGGAGCGCACCGGTCCTCAAGAGTCCTGA
- a CDS encoding DUF3185 family protein encodes MGAARVVGLMLVVVGGVLLWTGMKARDSLSERATELLTGRNSDTTTGYLAGGGAALVGGLALLVLGGGRRR; translated from the coding sequence GTGGGTGCTGCCCGCGTCGTGGGATTGATGCTCGTCGTGGTCGGGGGCGTGCTGTTGTGGACGGGAATGAAAGCCCGTGACTCCTTGTCGGAGCGCGCAACGGAGCTGCTCACCGGCCGCAACAGCGACACGACGACGGGCTATCTGGCGGGCGGCGGTGCGGCCCTGGTGGGCGGACTCGCCTTGCTCGTGCTGGGAGGCGGTCGGCGGCGTTAG